The segment GCAGGCAGTTCTTTGCCTTGTATATAAAGCACTTCACCGAGGCAATAGAAATTTCAGTTCTTTTCCCTCGTCTTCTTAGTTGAAACTGAGTACTGCAAAACtatctatttcttaaaaaaacaaaacgaatCGTCACCGAGTGGCTTGTGATGCAAAGAAACACATGTGGACGTACTAGTGGAGATCTGGTTAACGACCCATATAGAACGGTATTTTAGATTCAAATTCGGTTACGTAACACAGCACCAACACATTGTTCTAAAGTTGAGAATCGTTGCAGCTCAGATGGCTGCTTGTGTGCTCATAGTTTGTTTATATTATGTAAGTTTCCACACCGATCCCAGTCTCTGGGGATGTAGCTCAGATGGTAGAGCGCTCGCTTAGCATGCGAGAGGTACGGGGATCGATACCCCGCATCTCCATGCTTTTTGGCTGGTGTTGCAGCTTTGAAAAGGTTACAGcgtttccttttccctttctcttttttgactgtaaaagaaaaggaaagccaTTCTTTGAACAGAAAAATTCCGGGAATTTAAATTAGCAGTTTCAACTTTATATTTCATCAACTTAACATAAGGAAATTAAatgtgtttttctcttattctttGGAGCCAAGATTACCTGTCACCTCAATACCCACTGGCATTTCTCTATTCTGAACCGATCAGTGCTCACTGGTATTTCTATTTCCTTAATATTGTGGCCAAAACATATGGACATGTATATTTTACTTTCTCAttacaaaatccaaaaaaaaaaaaaaaagagtaaaaatcaGGGGAACATTTGATCCAATATCAAAAGCAAACCCATGGCAAATCCAGGATCAAATCCTGGTTCtacattcaaaacaaaaacctcTACCCCATAAGAAATTCCTTCGACCATAGCTTCTTTCCTCTTGATCTCTGCCAAAACCTTTCTTGATCCACCTATCACTTTGCATGATCTACGCGTATAAGAACCTTCGATCACAAACGAATGTCTTTTATCAGTGGATCCTCGAAAAACATACGCGAGCACATTGTGATTGGTTTGTAAGATGTTAATATTCTTCCTCACACACCAAATTGGCTTCTTTGATAATTTGTTTGTTGCACAGTAGTTACCCACTTCACCTTCGTAGACAAACCAGTTATGTACTAGCACTCCAAGCTTCTGCAAAAGAATTTAACCAAGATTTAAGACGAGACCAGTCTTAATTCGATTCGTCTTAATAGGGTCTTGAGTTCTAATCTGCTTCTTATTCACCTAAAGAACTCAAAAACGTAtagaatgagaaaataaaaaggggCGGATTAATTACCTTGCGTCGACgcattgtgaggatggattttCCCGAGCCATCCATAAGAACGAGTTCGTCAGGACGATCAATGTAATTATCAACGCGATAGACTAAATCTCCACAGGAATTAATCACTGTAAATCCATTGCAACTAATTAAAAGTGACTTTCTCCACACTGTTAATGACGTGCACGTGCCATCGTTAATCCTGGTCTCCACCTCAGCCTCAGCAACTGGCTCGTGATGATGTTCTTGATCATGGACTGATCTTGACgaagattttaagaaaaatatcatcttcAATAGAGCGGTGGTAGTCTTTGCTTTTGAAACCTAAGAAGACATTTATGCAAGTTAGCTGTAGAATGATAGTCTGTCTTATGATTTTGCTTGTTAGGAGGAGACATGCGCGTGTAGGGCGCGTTGCTATTGTGGGGTTTCCTTGTAAGAGAGTTTAACAGGGTCTgccatcttaaaattctaaaTCCCAATCCGACAAGACTTTACCTAACTAGAAATGCCTCTTCCCTTAGAGTCTCCATTGTGAGATTAAGAaagtaatttcattttaatctttaattagtGTTAGGAGTTTTGATTGTATTGCATATGTTGGGGTTTGAAGATGTGACACGTGTGTGTTTCCATTGTTGGTCTCAAAGATTCCAAAGTTTTTCTGGTTTCGATGAAGAGTTCGgcatttatattttcttgaacAGATGAaggaaattaattatatatgtatcCACGTGGGAGTTTGAGGGTAAAACCCAAGGGAGTTGATGTGTTTCTTTCGAGGCCAAGGACGAAACTAAGAATAATCGATGCGTAGTGATTTCCGTCCCATTAAAGAAATTCGCAATCCTATTGTtacaaattattattcattgcaATGCTATAATTATTGTCTTGTcccattaaaaataatcacaatgaAGGTccatgacattttttttctttgcattttcctctttatttttcattcttatttttatttttcaatatttatttaattttaaatttatttttataaattatttaaatttaaaaattataatttcaaacaaacatcctaatattttctttatgtttggTTTGTACTTAGTTTTAGGAGCGTTTACTTTTGTGATctcatagttaaaaaaaaaacagtttttttaaaggaaaaaaaggtttttaaaatAAGTAGAATTCATTACCCGGATAATGAATTTGACGAGATAAAGCCACAAAACTCAAAttgattcaatatattattgtttcaataaaaaaaaagtctttttaattttaacatcaaaTCATGCCGGTGATCATTCGAGTTATCTTTAGACCCTCTAAGTTGACTGGTTTATATCAGGATAACtttcacatgatttaattttaaattttagttagataaaatattatattaaaatattttaaggttAATATATCgggttggatttaataataatattaaataatttcccGTGGACAGGACAATTTTTTATTCGATACACGATGCATCGTGACTGTGTAAACTATTTCCTTTCCAATAAAAATGTTATTGTAATGGTTCGATAAGATCCAGCAAATGATCAAGATGACACTCACACACTAGTGGCTCAAGTTTTCTGTGAAAGGATGTAACTTGCAAGtatgttttattgtttgaactataattatagataaaaatcataaaattaagaaaatgattcagGGAAATTTCGTCAGGGAAAAACCGTATGTTTAAAGAACACGCAAGTTGGGATTTTAGTCTCAATTCTCATAAAATTCATCGACTAAGACTTTTTTCATCACCAAATGTCAAGAATTGGACCCTTTTTTTAATAACGAAACGGATCCCTTCTCAATCGGAGCAGTGCATCCCTAACCATATCACTATGATTGAATGTTCTTAGGAGGagaatctctttttttcttttttggcgaGTCTTAGGAGGAGAATCTAGCACATAGTGTCTTAGCATATCATCGATCATAGGcatgattattaaaaagaagCCATTGATCAGTAGACAATGAGCTAGCTCGTTTTGAATCCAAGCaatacaagaaattaaatatatatatatatatatatatatatatatatatatagacgaAGAATCAATATTTCAAGTGCTTGCTCTTAAAAGCTGTTGACCCACCTGGTATTTCTCGTGAAATATGTGGTGGTTAAAAGATGCATGATCTCCATTCAATTTTCACCAAAGTAGTGTTTCTTGTAGACTTTTAAACGACAGATGTAGGACCTTGACATCTACCTTAGCCACAGCCACATTTTTGTTAATCTTCTCTTCAAACACGTCTTTCCTCCAGTATACAAGGCAGCACGTCACCGACTATTACCGCAGTGTCTTTTCCAATGTATGGTCCTCAACTGTGAGAGAAAGTTATGTTTTGTAACACGTGTAGCACGCAATTACGATGGGCACGTCTGATTTTTTGTAAGGATTATGCTTcaatatatgttaattaacaatcaacttaattttttaggagAATATAGATGTTAGGAAAATTAAGGATATTTGAAAGAATTAGGCAATTAAATGAAACCaagattattgtttttattttttaatattaattaaattaataattaagatcaataataaaaataacaagtaaaAGTAAATACGGAAAGAATAAGGGTTTAGAACAAACATGAGATTGTAGCCCACAATAATGctattcttaaaaagaaaaggctctCTCGGCATGAGgataattttcatataatttgtttcttttccaaGATTCAACCATCCATTAGAGTTTTTGAATTCAACAAAAACCTCTCGAGTCTTTAAATTACCCTCTTGCTTGCTTAAGTAATTAATACAATATGAGAAAGAAAACACAGTAAAATTTAAGaggaatatagaaaaaaaaagttttaaattatgtGCAGAGATATACgagaaactaaaatttaaaaaaagtatttttaggagtttttataataaaaatattatatatgatcaTCCTACCCCCCCACTATAAATGTCGACCATATtaactatttaaatttatacaccgtaattaaaatctaattaactaagttaataacatttattaataataaaatataattatcattaattataattttaaatcaactgCTAACATATAATATCAtcgttttcaaattattatggATAAAAGAGccaattattgttttaaaattatcatcacacaatcaatacaaaataatattgatgttCATCAATTTGACACCTTCAagttatttcaatattaatatcattgtaatTCCACCCAAACTCATGCTCATgacaaataattgtttttatttctacatAAAACATGTCTAAATTATCATTTAACAATAAATTACTTTCATTATTGTATGTAATACTActgttcataaaattataataccaccataataacataacataaatatattacaCAAGTGTTTGATGGGTTTCTAAAGAGATATGAGCTAATTAAGGCATCGGTTTGTTGAGAGAGGGAGTTGCTTTTGCTTTCATGTTTCgtgtttttttatacatgtttaaatTTCATGATAAGTCATGCTTTTAAAGTGTCAGATGTTGCTTTTGCATGTTCCGTGTTTTTCAATCCATGTTTAATTTCATGATAAGCCGTGCTTTCAAAGTGCGAGATGTTGTTTTTGCTTTCATGTTTTGTGTTTTTCGActtatgtttaaattttaaattgtgcTTTTAAAATGGGAGATGTTAAGTTGTTTTTTACATAGACATGACAATgtaagaatatattattttattaatttttaaaaaaagttatattatcctgttaaaatctttaatttactgtgatatatatttttttttgaaaaaaaaaaccctttattaTTATCTCTCAAGATCAGCAATATGGGATTTCCTGAAACGAGCTTTTTGACTAGTGGAAATGCCATCGCTAGAGTAGGTCTGCCCATTCCAAACATCTCAGCGTGGGATTTCCTGTACTGTTGTCTCCTTCATTACCTCATTAGTCAAAATCTACATGTGCCCTTTGAAAATAATTGGGCATGTGTTTAAATACCATTGGCTATTATGAGATCAGTCACCTCGAAGCAGGGGCGGAGGCAAGGGGGCAAGCAGGGGCCCGGGTCCCCCTTTCCCCAtacattttaaattgttttataggTAATTAGATAATTAATTGTGAGCTAGGTAATTAATTGTGAGTTGGaggtatgatatttttttattttaaaaagatggcTTTATTATCAGTAATTAAATGTAActgtacttttaattttttatttactcttgACTaatgtggaaagaaaaaaaatataaggttaTTATCCTGTGTAGctctaatataaatattatagctgataaaattacaaatcacaagtaaaatgtttttataaaaagattgaaGCAGAGCcaccaattaatttatctttcatcaaataaaacaagataacttaaatttaaaatatattgtttttttgttttgcgatgtttgttaataatttgatgagatttttttataattctatcatttttgcttattttttctctcaaatctgaTAGttctattaattgttttttgaattcttgttataaagatttttttaattaattagatatattttattggtttattttaattatacttatatttttttcatattttgttttaaacagagccaccaaaattatcaattttttctcatgatatatgttttgattttagaacaTGTCATCCAATCATGTACTCAATCATCCAAAATTAAAGAACATGTCATCCATTGTTGATTTATATCAAGGATTGgttgaaacagaaaaatcaataatttatccACTAGTTGACAGGCTgattcaacttattttaactCTTCATGTTTCGAGAATAATTACTgaacaaatattatatcttgttatattaattttgaccccCCTAATAAATAATCCTAACTCCTTCCCTGCCTCGAAGAGATTTTTTATTGCTACAACCAGCCGACCACGACCACAGCTGAAACCCCTTTCCTCTGCTAGACTGCTACCGTgttgcttatattaattaatctgtTCCTTTTCCATCGATCTTTCTGGTGTGAGGTTATTTTCAATCATGTTGCTAGTCCTGTTGAATTTGATAAACAAGCAAAAATAGCTGAGTATGCACACCCAATGTAATGCTTACGTACACGATTATATATAGGACTTTATTCAAGTTAATACTaggagttttttctttaatttcaaatcttaattaaaaagaatacaaTGAAGATTTAGAAATAGAAGAGTTTTATCAATTCCATGCttcaagaaagagaaaaaaaggaaatgaaaggaatTATCCATTCATCAACAACAGCTAGCCAGCATGAAATTATGAAAGAGCTTGTTTTCAATAATTATCTTATAtcttaacaaaaagaaaaggctagCTTGATCCGGTTTGaaattcaagatttaatttGACTAGGTCAAACTTGATTCATATTAACTGATTCTCATCCAGAATTCGTGGAGGTTGAGAGTAACTGCTAGATTTATCAGGAAAATCAGAAATAGGGAATGTTGTAACCAGGAAAACTGGACAACAGTCTCTATTATTTACCTCACGTCACAGCTCATGTCAGCATTTCAAGAAGCCCACCTAGATATATCTTCCCTGCTCTATATACCAATTTTGAAGAGATCTTCCCATGTTGGAAGATCAAGACACCCAGAAAGGGACAAATACATTTCATCAAAGATACAGCTAGGGTTTGTGTTGTTggattatgaattttataaatgGAAACAGTGAATACCTAGTATGTAGCCTTGCACCATGCATGTGCACGTGGCAACCAAACCAAATCCGGCAGGGCGGGTCCGATTGTGATTTTATTCCCTgccattttaagaaaaatattgcatCGACATTGAAGTTTGAACTAGTTGTCGAACAACGTGCACATTTGCAGGTTGAAGCGTCGATggagatttttttctttctttcttaatttcttgatCGTCGTCGGTGGAGATTTTCTTGGTGCAAATCATCCCACCAAATACCTTGTTGATTTGTTTTACTTAAAAAGAGAGAGGTGGAAATATAAAGATATAATTAGGGGTGGGAATATGAAAAGATAAAGTATTGTCAAAgcaattcatatattttaatgGCTTCCAAGAAAACTATGCATTGTTTTACAGGACACTTAATCCAAACTAAACTAAGAGTGAATGAGAGAATATTTAAGAAATAGCAAAAGCAAAACACCGTCAAACATTATTTGAATGCATtgattaaactttatttattgttgaattgtgtttagaaataatgaaaatcaaatattcaaataaaaatcaatgacaTTAAGTATATAcattaaataattgttatttatataataattcttCAAGTGCtcacaataaattttaaataaaaagaaaacacataaattaattacaaacaTTAAGTGATTCTTAACAAGTGCTTCAAGATCGCTCATTAGtcgaattaattcttaaaaaatttacaagggAATTGATAAATTCACAATAATTGTTAACTTCTCACATTAATTTAGGTAAAGTTAGTTTAACTTTTCAAGATTATCTGAAGAGAGGATTTCATTTTGATCAATGTGTAAACTGATATGAgaataaagagaaaagaaaaatgagagagagagagaaggtagGAAGATCTATCTTTCGGGCTTGAGACTTTCTGGGCTCCCCGTAAACATAATAGATCGCCGCCTGCTTGTAAAAACTAACTAGCAACTAAGCTTTCTTCCAAATGGACTTTTCTCTGCTAAGCTCATTGCACAACGAAGGCTACAAAAAGCTTTGAACTCGCATAAGGAAAATGGACCACCACATTCCAAGTAAATTAGGTTAGGTATATCTACTGGGCTTTTATTCCAAAGGGATTTTCAACGTACTTCTATGTCTCTCCTGTATGTCTGTGTATGTAGGGGGATCTGTCTCTTTCAGTACTCT is part of the Populus nigra chromosome 8, ddPopNigr1.1, whole genome shotgun sequence genome and harbors:
- the LOC133702363 gene encoding protein LURP-one-related 17-like, whose protein sequence is MIFFLKSSSRSVHDQEHHHEPVAEAEVETRINDGTCTSLTVWRKSLLISCNGFTVINSCGDLVYRVDNYIDRPDELVLMDGSGKSILTMRRRKKLGVLVHNWFVYEGEVGNYCATNKLSKKPIWCVRKNINILQTNHNVLAYVFRGSTDKRHSFVIEGSYTRRSCKVIGGSRKVLAEIKRKEAMVEGISYGVEVFVLNVEPGFDPGFAMGLLLILDQMFP